The Acidobacteriaceae bacterium nucleotide sequence TAGAAACTCTGCCATCTGCTCATTCAGCGTCCCGCGTTGAATGAGATCCCGGAGCGTATAGCGAACCTTCGCAAACTTGCGAATGGTGAGCGACGGGCCGGGGCGTACGACCGGAGGAAGCACAGCCGCCAGGCGGCTTCCGTCCGGAAGTTGCGCGTTCAGTAAGGGATGCGCTTCATCGAACTGTTTGCCGAGGTGATTGGCGATGATTTCGAGGCCAGTCCGAAGTGCCTTGGCATCGAAGCGAACCGACCCTGCGGAGGTGAGCTTGCCATCCCGCTCGAACCACCACGATCCATCGGGATTGCCCATGATCTCGCTCACGCCATCGTCCAGAAGTAGCGGCTCGATGGGGCGGAGGAATGGAAGGATCAATTCGAAGCTCATAGCGATACCTCACGGCGATGGAAGTCCGGCGTCAGCCGGACCTCCGGGAACGGAAATGAAGCGGCCTTAAGCGGCCACTTCCTCGGGGGCTGTGACTTCTTCGTCCTGCTCCTCTGCAGTGGCCTTGGCCGCCCGATCCAGTTTGAGAATCGACTCGACGCGAACCTCCCAGATGGTCTGTTCTGCGTTGTTCTTCGTGCTGGTATATTTCCGGCTGCGCAACTCGCCTTCGACCATCAGGTGAGCACCCTTCTTCAGGGTGCCGGCGAACTCTGCCAGCTTCTTTCCGAAGACGATGCAACGGTGCCATTCGGTGTGCTCAACGTACTTGCCGTCCTTCTTGTACGAAGACTTGGTTGCGAGTGAGAGTGTGGTGAAGCTGCGGTCGTCGTTGGTGCGAACTTCTGCGTCGCTGCCGAGGAAGCCGATGAGGGTGACTTTGTTGGTGTACATGGTGGTGATCTCCGTTTCGTTGAATTTCCCGTATCCTGCTCGGGTCACACTAGGCGAAGCCAAGCGAGAGGCCCCGCCTCCCAAGGCCGAAGCTCTGCATTTACGGAGGGTCCGCCGAAGGTGGAAACCGTAACCCATAGGGCGCCGCAGGCGAAGCAGAAGAGCGAGCTTGCCGCAGGGCGGCGGACAGGCCCGAAGCGTGACCCCGAGCAGAGGACGGGATACGGGACGGCAGTCCCTCCAATGGGCACAAGTCACTCGTCGTTTCCCGGTGAGGGAGAACCGGCCTGACCGTAGCTCTTCCACTGCCGCAAACGAGTCCACAAAAGGACGGCATAGAGCCACTTGCAGTGTGCTCTTCGCCAGGGCAGAGAGGCCGCTGAAGTGCTAACAGGGACGAGTTGGGCCGTGCAGCCGGATTGGCAGCCTGAAGGTGCATTGCAGTACCTCTGGATTACGCGAAAACTGGTTTGCGCCTGGCGCGGATGAGCTGGTCGAAGCGCGACTTATAGCCCAGGCTGTCCGGGTATTGATGCACTCGGGATATCAGGCCGGTGATGGTCACGACGTCGGCTGCAATCGCTGTGTCCAGCGCCCAGAGCTTTGTCAGATCAAAGCCGCCGCATTCCTCGGGATTCCACCATGCCAGAAGGACGTCCGCGACATACCCGGATTGCCCGCTGTTACCGTCTGCGATTTCCAACAACCGTTCGAGTGCAGCTTGTTCGTTTGCCTGCATGGGGATCTCCTGTCTACTTAGCTGAAAGCTTGGTCGGCACGGAACCGTACGATGGTCAGTCCGAGAGGATTGACGGCCAGTTCGTTGTTCTTTACGGCATCACGAAAGACGTAGGTAACGCTGGCGACCCAACGCTCCCGCTTCAGTTCCGAATGATCCGCCGGATTCGTGTAGACCTTCTCGAATTCAATTCGTGCGGAATAGGGCGATTGCCGCAGGTCGTCAAGGACTATGTTCTTCACTTCCACATCCACGTAAGGCAACGTGGCGTCGTTGCGATAGGTGGTGATGAAGTTGTCCTTTCGTTCCTGCTCGATGACGGCGTGCTGCACGTCGCCGTTGAGGAAGTACAGGGCGTTCGTCTGGTCGCGCTCGATGGTGAAGCGATTGCGACTGAAGTACAGCTCCGCCCAGCGTGTCAGGTAATACTTGTTCTCGGCTTCTTGAGGGCGGTATGCAAAGTTGCGGTAGTCAATCGCTTCAGCCCGTCCAACGTCGTTGATACGGACAATCATGGGGTGCATGGAAGCAAGCGCTCGCTGGCTCCTGTAGGTGAGCGCTCCGAGCAGGCCGCACACGGCAACAAGGGTGAGAATCACGATCCGCTGCCAGGTGTTCTCGACTAGTGGCGAAGCGTTCTCTTCGAGGTAGCGTTGCGCCGCTCGTGTGATCTCCGGGGAGTGAGTCATAGTCATCGACATAGTGAGCCTCCTACTTCATGAGCGCCGCGGCGCTGGTTGCGATCGAAAGACCGCCATCGTGCCCTCCGACGTGGCCGGAGAAGAGTGTCGCTGTCATCGCAGGAATCTTCAAAAGAATGAAACCCGTCACTAAGCACAGGATGAGCAAGCCAGGCATAACGGCCGCAAGACTCCGAGGGTCATTGAGATTGTTCGCGCCGCTGGTGAAATAGCTAATGAGCAGATGGCTCATAACGCTCATGGTGGCGGCGGCGACGACTTTGTAGAATTCGAAGCCGAGAAATGCTCGAAGCCATCCCCAGAAGAGGAACTCCGTTTTGTCGAAGACCATGAATGGAATGAACACAGGGCCAAGCAGGCCGATGATGGTGGCTCCGATGGCACCGTAAGCGATGATGACGCCGATAAGCCCGGAGAGGATACTAAGGATGACCTGCACCGTGTAGGTGCAGAGCAACGTATACGGCTCCGTTAGAGATGGCGACATTGTGCCCATTTTGCCGAGCGCCCCCTGAATCGTGGTCTGGACCTCTTGCGTGGAATCACTGCCTATATAGTCCACAAGACTGCTTGTGCCACCGCTGATGAATCCCTTCAGTGAATAGCCGATGCCGGGAATGCTTCCGTCGTAGAACTTCACGAAGCAGTAGGCGAAAGTGATAAGGAGGAAGAAATTCAGGAACTTCGCCATGCTAAAGCCGCCCCCGCCCTGCGAAGAGGCAAGGGCTTCCTGCACCCCGAACCAGACCAACATAATCGTAGCCAGCGACAAGACCATGTGTAGCCCCAACGAATCAACGGATGGGGATACGGTCGCGGTGAGATTGTCGCACCCGTTCTTGATGAGGATGAGGAAGTCCATTGCCGTCTCCTTAGCCTAATAATGGAAGGCCCACTGAGTACCAGCGGTCGTTTGCTGAGGGGTAGTGGTCTTGAACGTCTGTTGATAAGAATTGCCGGTCTGAAACAGAGACTTGAGATTGTCTTGTTGTACTTTCTGACCGACCATCGTCTGGAGCGCCTGGGCCTGCAAGATCTGGTTTGTCTCTTGCTGCGTTCGGAGTTCGATGAGCAACGCCTGGTTGATGCGTTGCAAGGTGGCCATCTCTGTGTGTTGCGCCGGATCGGCAGAGTGGGTTTGGGATTCCAGTTGGCTGATGTCCGTCTCACGCTGATTTGCGTTCGCACGGATTGTTCCGAGCGCCTGAAGGTTCGAGGCATTCACCGAGTCCGAGAGGTCTACCGTCGCTCCTCGGGCAGCGATTTCTTGCTGACCTTGAACTGACAACGAGCTGTACCCCTGAATCTGTGTGGTGCGCGGAACGCTGGCGGTCTGGTTTGCGGCGGAGGCTCCATATCCGTTGGAAGCCGAAGTCATCCACGGAGTGGAGTTGCCATAGGTATTCGCGGGCTGCTGCAATGTACTCCATTGCTGGCGTCCCATGTTGTTGTACGCGGTGTAGTAGTTCTGAGGCAGGTTTGCCATCTTCTGTGCAAGGTTGTACGCACCGATGACGTTGCGGCTCGTCTCTACCGTGGTTGTGTAGAGCTGGTTGGCCTGGAGAATCTGCTGTGCGGCATGTGCGGACTGAGTTGGGTCCAGCACTATGCCGGAGCCGAATTGCGCTCTAGCCCCTGTCGTAGAGACAGCAAGGGCTATGACGCTTATGAACATAGCGCCTTTCATCGTTCCTCCTTATTGGTTCTTTATTGCTTCGCGCGTTCCGCCTGTAGCCGGTTCCACGCATCTCCGACTTTCTTTTGTTCGTCAGAGCACTTTGGGCTCAGCACCGGCGGAACTTTTACCAATTCAGCCGAGCAGTCTCTCTGGTACTGAGAACCCAATTTGTCATATTCGTTTTGCAACTTGTCTACCTTGGCTTGGTGACTTTCGCAGCCCACGATGCCAAGGGCGAGGGTTAAGCAAAACAGAGTTAAGGTGCGACGCATAAACACTCCTTAAAACGATCCGGGGATCGTGTGGCGTTCGTAAGCAGGCAGAAGCATATCTTGCGTGATATAGACCTTCACGCGATGTCCTTCCCGAATGGTGATGGTGGGAGGGATCTGCATGAACCGGTCCAAGACAGTCGTCGCCGACTGTGAAACGGACGCCGCTGCTCCGTTTGTAAAGACTTGTGGCCCGGAGCCTGCGTAAACGCCGCCGCCCTGTGAAATCTCGGCGGCTCCCGCTATAACCCCCAGCGCAATGGATGTGCCGAAGATTTGCAGGTAATGGTTGTTCACCTTATCTTTTAGTCCTTCCTCCCCGATCTGGTCTAGGCCGTGGAACTGATCCAGGTCCACGGAATAACCGTCCGGCATAATGAGGCGATGGAAGGCAACTGTCATGCGACGCTGCTGCCCGAATCCTGAACCACCGATTTTTTTGGCCTCTCCGAGAACGATTGTGCCGTCAGGAATGAGGACATGCTGATGGTCGTGGGAGTAGATGGGATTAGAAACAAGGACTTTCACGGGGCCTACGGCATCGCCATCAAGGCGGTTCATCAAAACAGTGTCGATGGTCGTACCCTCATACAGGACATACGGCTGGCCGCTGGCCGAATCGATGTTGACTTCCGGTTTGCGATTGAACGTGCTCTGGCCTTGGGCAGGTGGTGGGTCACCCGCTGCACGTGCATTTACCAGACTCGATGCCTGCTGGCCGGATGCCATGCTGGCAGGCAGGTACGTTCCGTTATCTGTATTGGTGGCCTGAGTCTGCGGCGGAGCATCGGGCGGACGGCTGTATGCCAGATTCGAGGAGAAGCGCGACTCGTACGCGCGTTGGCGCTCCTTCGCTGCGAGTTCCTGCGAAGCCTGCTGTTCGGGGGATACATGTCCCGCACCGCCGCCGTTCTGCTGTGCGTATCCATAGCCTTGCATCTGCTGATTGCAGGGCTGGCCGGGGATGCAAGGCTGTGCCTGCCCGGTTGCGCTGTAGCCGAGGGCGGCCGCCCGTTGCTGCGGCGTCACATTCACCAGTGACGGGTCGTTCGCAGCCGCTTGGTCAAGGGTCTGTTGCTGGTGCGCCAACTGACTCTTGAGGTCAGCGACATTGTTCTCCGTGTTGTCCTGAACAAGCGGTTGAGGATTGTTCTGTTTCTGCTGCTGCTTGGCATTCACGGCAGTCTTTCCATGCGAACTGAAGATGAGGGCAATGATGACAAGCACGGAGAACCCGCCGTAAACGATCGGCTTGGAATGCTTCTGCATGACTCCTTTCGGGTCAAAGGGCTTCTTATTGAGCACCGGCTCGGTTGATGCTGCGGCCTGGGTCTGTTCCGTCATGGCATTGTTCTCCCTTCAGCTCGGTTGATTAGCCCTTACGCGTGAATTCCATCTTTTTCTTGCCCAGCTCCACGTAGCCGTTATCCATGACCTTCGGGATGATGTACGTCCCTTCGCGCAGGTCATAGGAGATGAGATTGGGCTTGCCGTCCTTCATCTCGTACACGGAGAACTTCTCCGGCGCAGTCGTTTTGATATAGGTGAACTTGTCATCGTGGTAGATCGATGTGATATCGAAGGGCGCTTCATTCGCTTTGAAGGCGTAGTCAAACTTCAGCTTCGATTGGTAATCGCTCTTGTACGAGTCCATCGCCTGATCGACGTGCGACTGTACCGAAGCAAGCTGCTGCTGCGCCTGCTGGAGCTGGGCAGCGGGAACGAACTGCGGTGGCCCACTGGCCGCGACGATGGAAGAACGGTCGGCAGGCTCTATCAACACCTTCAGGTCGGGCATCTGCGAGCTGCTGGACACATCCTGCAAGGTGAACGAATAGATGTTGCCTTTGTCGGTAATGAGGTTCAGGTTCGTGCTGATACCAGCCTTGGCCGGATGCACGAAGCAAAAGTTGCCGACGACATCCACGACCCAGAAATCTTTGTCGCCGGTCGCGGCCTCCATGATCTTTTCAGTCGGAGGCACCTGGATCAGAGTCGTGAATTTCATTTTGGCCCGTATCGGTACGATGTCCTGGGAGTGATACTGCACGGTACGAGCCGATGCATCCTGTGCGACGGCAGGAGCGGAGAACGCGACGGCCAGCAAGAAAGAGATGAGAATGCGCTGCATGGTGCCTCCTTGGACTACCGGGTTGGGGTGACGGCCAGAGTGCGGGGCCGGAACGGATGGTCTTGTGCGAGTCTGCGCAAGCCTTCGGCGATGCCGAAGCGGGCGAAGTAATCGCGCTTCACGATGTTGTCGCGGGCGTTGTTGGTGGCCGTCCAATGCGAGACGGAATCGACATTCAAATGAACCTTCTTGCTCGACTGCGCTTTGCGGATCAGCATCTGCCCCGGCGGGACAAGCCCGGCGATTAACTCCAATTCGGTGTCATTCAAGTGGAAGGCGTCACGGTACAGGTCCCGATTCATTTCCGGGTTGGCGAGAAAGATCTTCGTCGGGCAACTCTCGGAGACAATTTGGAGCATTCCCGATTCCTTAAGCTCCTTGAGCGATTGGGTAGCGAGCACCATGGCCGCGTTATGTTTGCGCCACGTTTTCTGCGCCTGCACGATGTAATTGCGGATCGTTTCGTTCTTGATGAACAGCCATGCCTCGTCCAAAAGAAAGAGCTTGAACGTCGCGAGCTTCTTTGGGTCGCTAATCTCATTCGACGCACGATGGAGAACGTAGAACAGCAAAGGCTCCAAAGCCTCCGGCGCATCGCCCCATCCGGCGAAGTTGAATGTCTGGAAGCGGGAAAAGGTCAGCGTGTCCCCGGGGTTGTCGAAGAGAAAGCCGTATTGACCAGCCTTCGTCCAGCGGTGCAGACGATCCTTCAATTCGCCTACGATGTTGGCGAAGTTAGAGAGCGTGCGCTGTTCCGGCTCCAGGACGTAAGTGCGCTCGACGGCCTCCCACAGCTTGCGCTCCTCTTTGAAGTCCAGCCGATAATGGCCGTCAGAACCTTCAATCAATACGCGGAAGAGCGAGAAGAGAAATTGCAGGTTCTCTTTCGTCTGCGGCAGAGAGAACGGATTAATGGTGAAATCGCGCGACTCCTGACCAACGTTCAGGTAAGTGCCGCCGAAGATGTCTGTCAGCGACTCGAAGCTGCCGCCGATGTCGAATATGTACGTCTGCGGCTGGTACTTCTGTGCGTTCTGAAGTATGAAATTTGCCAGGTAGGACTTGCCCGATCCCGTTTGCCCCAGGATGAGCGTGTGCGCAACTTCGCCGTTATGGAGGTTCAGGAAGTAAGGTGTGCTGTTGTCGGTCTCAAGCACAGCCAGGTATTCCGCGTTCAGGTGGGGATTGCGCTTCTCGCCCGGCAGGATCGTAAACAGAAAGCTGAGGTCTGCATAATTTGAAGTGAGCACGTAGAGCCGACGGAGATTGACGGCATAGTTGCCGGGAACCGTGGCGAAGTAGGCGTTGAGCTGATTGTAGGTTTCACTGAACAGCGAGCCATCGGCAGCGGTGAACAAACGCTGGAACTCGCCTGCGACCCGATCCAACTCCGCGAGCGACTGTGCATGGAGCACAATCGACAAGGAAAAGTCTCCGAGAGACTGGCCCTCACCGAGCACACGCAGACAGTCTCCAAGATTCTCAATATCAGCCTGCTTCGACTCATCGACCAAGACATCGCGCGGATTTGTCTGCGTCGCATCGTTTCCGAGCTGCGATACAAACCCGGTCTTTGAGATGTTGAAGTGGCGACGGCGCTTGGCCACTTCCTTGCGGGCCTTGTCCTGCGGGAGTGGGACCCACTCCGTGCAGACCGTAAAGCTCGCCGGGATCTTCAACAGCGAATCCAGCACCAACGGTTTCGTCTCGATGATGCACTCCTTCATGGTGAGAACGCGCACGAGATGCTCGCCGACGCGGAGGTGGTCGCGCTCCGCGTCGATGTTGGAGTTCACCACCTGGTAGTCGAGGAACTGTGTGCTCTGCGGACGACCCTCGATGCGCGGTGCGTCATAGTTGACCAATCTGCGGAAGAATATGAATTGGTCTTCCTTTCCTAATACCGCAATCTGCACGAAGTCCGCCAGTTGGCGGCTGAACGCTTCGGCGCGCTGCTCTAGACGGCCAAGGCACGACTCAATCTGAAAGCGGAGCAAGGTCTTCATCTTCGATTTGCTGAACTGGCCGCCGAGTTCGTTCCATGCTCCGGCAGGATCGGAAAAGAACATCGCGAGCGCGGACCCGATGCCTCGCTTCGAACGTGAGCCTTCGAGCAATACGACATAGAAGATCTCGATCTGATAGAGAGAATCCTGCTTGGCTGCAAAGAATGTGCGGCGCTGGTCGATGGCTGCTTCCACCACGGCATCGTCATAGTGGGCAAACGGGATATCCGGCCTGCTGGTCTTGATGAGGTACTGGTAGATATGGAAGCCGGGGCCGAAGGATTTGAGAGCCGCTTCTAAACGCTTGACCGCGTATTCCTGTTCGTCGCGGTCAAGGCTCTCGTAGTCCACACCCTCCACACGGAGCACCATGCCAAGATCGCCGGACTTAGTGAGGAATGTCCGTTCGTTCCAGAAGCCATACAGGTTGATGTGGTCATTCAACGCTGCGGCATCTTTCCACGGCTTTAGCACTCGGTCAATACGAAACATCAGCGGACCTCCACGCGGGGAACACTCTGCTTATGCGCGTCGTACCGGAGCTTGTAGCGCTCCGAACGTGCGAGGATGCGAAGAAACGCTGGGTCAGCATTGGTGACCCAGGAGCCGAGGGCGTACCCGACAGCGAAGACGAGCCCGCCTGCAAGCAAAGAATTGAAGAGATTGAAGACGCCAACGGCGGCGACACAAATGAAGAAGAAGAGGGTGCGTTCAACGCCCAGGTAGGTGAGAGGCTTATGCAGGCTTTTGAAGACGCGATTGCGGCGCTGGTTACTCCGATTTAATTCCTGCATAAGCCCCTCCTTGTGAAATGAATGCGTTGCGACATGAACCGGTCTAACCGCCCCACAGCCACGAGAGGACGTTGGTTGCGAGCACCGCAATCCCGGTGCCGGCTGCGACACCAGCGAGGGCCTTCTTCGCTCCCGGCTCGCCATGGGCAAACTGGTAGCCGCCGATCACGATTGCGATAAGGCTTGCGACCTTGGCAATCGTGCCGGTGAAGAGGTTTTGAAGCGAGGTAAAGCCGCTGTCAAACGGTGATCCCGATTGAGCGTGTGCGGCGACGGGAAGGACAAGAATCAGTCCAAGCAACACTGCGGACGGGCGAAACCATCTCTGCAATGTGAGGACTGTTCGCTGGGGAACGACGACACGAGTACGGAACATCGGCACCTCCTACGACTGGAATCAGTCGGGATATGCCGTGACACTAGGCGCGTCGTTGCTTCTCGTCCAATGGTTTATAGAGATGGCACAGCCATCTCTCAGAGTGATAGCTCACCACTTCAGGCATTCTTCAGCGCGTCCTCGTGCTGGAACAAACTGGTCTCTTCCTTCACGGATTGGGGCGGCTTGCGTCGGTCGTTTGCGTCGGCGTTCGGGTAGCGGCGAGCAAGATCGCGAAGGAGGAGAGAAATGGCGCCGTGGTTGTCTTTCTGCCTGTAGATGATGGCAGAATCAATCGTCCATTGAACGCCCCTAATCGGGCGTGTTGTGAGGGATTCGTGCAACACTTCGTGTTCGCGAATGAGGGCCAGGCACATACGCTGTCCTACCATCCACTGGATCTGCTCCAAGCTGAACGCTGGACTGAATGTGCGTGGAGTAATCCGTTGTTCGTTGAGCATTTCCAACAAACGAGCGTGGGCGGCCGGATGATGATGGGCATCACTGAAAATACCCAACCTGCCATTCAGGTCAGGCGCTTCCAATTCTCCCATCTGCGCTAAAGGATCGTCTTTGCACAGACAGACCACCATACGTTCGTGGAAGAGGGCTTGAGAACAAAGCCTATCAATGCTGAATGGAAGTGTGATCAGTGCAGCGTCGAGCTCTCCGCTTTCAAGGCGTTTTAGAAGGACATCCGTATCGTCACCTTCGAGATCGACGACGCCTTTTGGGAACATCTCTCGATAGGCTTGCGAGACGGTTTGAAGAACAGCATGCTCGACGAATTGCGAGAAGCCAAGACGGAAGGGCTTCGTTTCGGCGTCCTGCACTGCTTGCAACGAGTTGATCGTCTCTTCACGAAGTTCAAGCAGTTGCTTCGCTCGAATGTAGAGGGATTGTCCTGCGGAAGTGAGTTGCACGCCGTTACGAACCCTATTGAAGAGCTTCACGTGAAAGAGTTCTTCGATATCGCTGATCTGCTTGCTGAGGTTGGATTGAACTACGTTCAATCGTTCAGCTGCTCTCGTCATATTGAGTTCTTCAGCGACGGCCACAATGAATCTCAAATGGCGGAATTCCAAATAGTCATAAATGCTCAACTGCACACCTCCAGCTCAAGCGATTGAAGTGTGATACCACGCGGTTTTGAGCGCCCCTCATGGGGCTCGCAGCCCGGCACTTAAATGGAATCAAGAAAGGCATCTTAAGGTTGCCTTAAGCCAGGCAACCCTTTCCCGTCTTGTGGAATTCTGCCATCACTCTGAGTGATACCTCAGCCATCTCTAGAAACCATTGGACGAGAAAATTTTGCTGGGGCACTCTGAGGGCAAGTAGCCGAGATGTAAAAGGTGCCTATGGAGAAGAAGCCTGTTCAGAGATCAACGATGCCGACGGAAGAGCGCCTTCTAGTGGATCGGCGGAACGCAGCCCAATACCTTTCCATCAGTCAACGTAGCCTCGACTACCTGTTGGCCCATGGAGAGTTGAACACGCGGCGCATAGGAACTCGAACGCTCATCCCTCTCGCAGAGTTGAAGCGTTATGCGTCGGCTGACCATCGAAGGGTCGCAAGCTAAGTAGCGGCCTGGCGTATCGCAAATCCTCGCTTGCATTAGCTTCAGCGTGATACAGAATCCTTGGCGGAAACCATCATGTTGCGCCACAGTGCAGCGGTTTGCAGTGGGGTGCAGCAATAAAGTGAGGGTGTATCACTTTTGTATCACACGGGCAATTTCTGGACTTTATCGCGTTAAGCGGCTAAACAACGAATCGCCAGTATTGATAAGGAGTTTGATGTGGTGGCCCGGGCAGGAGTCCAACCTGCGACCTTCGCCTTAGGAGGGACTCCAAATAGACCTTGCACAGTATCGCATGCGAACGCGGTAGGTCGCATAAGTTGTTGATGGCGAGCATGTTAAAGGTGCATCGGTTTCGCATGGGATCGCACCGAATTGCAGGAAATACGGCGAAAAAGTATCACCAAAGTATCACCAGAATTCGCTAGTCTGGCTCAAAGGATGGCTGGTGATTATGGTGAGAGGACCGAAGCCAAAACAAGTATCGGGCGTCTACTGGCGAGAAGATCGTGAGGGGTGGGCTGCTCGTTTTCGTACGAGGCATGGGCTGATACGCAAATCGTTTGGCCCACTTCCTGCAGACAGGCAAGAGGCTATCGCTTGGCTCGAAGACGTCCGCTCCCTTCGACGCAAAGAAGGCGTAGAGTCGCTCCCGAGCAAAGCCACTGAGCCCGTTCTCTCTCTTGCGGAGAAGAAGGAACTCCAGGAGGAACGATCGAGCAACATCACGATCCGAGAGCTCTGTGACGATCTTCTCGCGTACATCATTGCTCATCCGACGCAGTACAAAGATCAAGTGAACCCTCCTAGGCGTCTCAACCGCATCAAGGCTGAGATCGGCGACAGGCCAGCGGCGCGTATGCGGCCTAAGCACGTCGAGGACTGGCTAGACAGCATGGTGAACCTCCATGTTCAGAGGGGCAAAGGGAAACCTCTCGCAGACGCTTCGATCAACCGCTATCGCGTCACGCTTAGTGCAGTCTTCCAGCGTGCGATCAAAAACGAAAAGCTCTCCGACAACCCTGTTAGAGGTACATCTCAAAGGAAGGTTCGCAACAGCGTGATTCGCTGGTTGCGTGCAGAGGAAGAGCAAGCAATCCGCTCCGCAATCCAAAATCGCATCGATCAGTTCACTGAACAAGGGATGCTGCTAACGGCGAATCACTGGCGTCATCATCTTTGCGAGTTCATCATCTCTCTCAAAACAGGAATGCGAAAGGGTGAGCAATACGGCTTGACCTGGCCGGATGTTGACTTTCGACTGAAGCAGATCCACGTTCGTGAATCGAAGAATGGAATGGAAAGATACATACCCATGCTCGATGAAGTTGTATGGGCGTTCAAGACCATCAAGGCATTGCAGATGACACGCAAGGATAGAGCGGTGGATAAGCCGAACGAAGCTCCTGACGACTCGTGCTTCGCTCTAGGGGATCCGAAGAAGTGGTGGGCGGCCACTCTCAAGGAAGCTAAGGTAAAGAAGTATCGGTGGCACGACAATAGGCACTCATTCTGCTCACGGCTGGTCCAAGCAGGGAAGAGCCTTAAGGTGGTGCAAGAGTTAGCTGGCCATCGCGATATCAAGATGACCGCGCGATACGCGCACCTCGATCACCAATCGAAACGTCACGCTCTCGAGGACGCCTTCAAGGCCGCATAGACCTTATGAAGCTAAATAGGTCTGGCGAGCGGGATGTCTTTCGCTCGGAGTGAGGTTCATCAGCTTCAGCAACCCATGGGCGGACCTTGTAAGAGCGAATCAGAACTATTGACCGAACAAGGTCACTCATCATTGAGGCAAGGGGAGAACTCGCGATCAACTTGCTAGAGGCTTAGGATGATCTTCGGCGCTGAACTCCCGCAACGACGACACTAATACGAGCACTCGTGCCCCGATTCGACGGGATACAAGTTGCTTGCTCGCGATCAGATAGTCAATCGCACGAGGGCTGATCGACAACAGGCTGGCTGCCTCATCCCTGCTAACTAGGATTCGGTTCTCCGGTGCAGCCACAGCTTTGGCGGGTG carries:
- a CDS encoding LysR family transcriptional regulator: MSIYDYLEFRHLRFIVAVAEELNMTRAAERLNVVQSNLSKQISDIEELFHVKLFNRVRNGVQLTSAGQSLYIRAKQLLELREETINSLQAVQDAETKPFRLGFSQFVEHAVLQTVSQAYREMFPKGVVDLEGDDTDVLLKRLESGELDAALITLPFSIDRLCSQALFHERMVVCLCKDDPLAQMGELEAPDLNGRLGIFSDAHHHPAAHARLLEMLNEQRITPRTFSPAFSLEQIQWMVGQRMCLALIREHEVLHESLTTRPIRGVQWTIDSAIIYRQKDNHGAISLLLRDLARRYPNADANDRRKPPQSVKEETSLFQHEDALKNA
- a CDS encoding site-specific integrase, with amino-acid sequence MVNLHVQRGKGKPLADASINRYRVTLSAVFQRAIKNEKLSDNPVRGTSQRKVRNSVIRWLRAEEEQAIRSAIQNRIDQFTEQGMLLTANHWRHHLCEFIISLKTGMRKGEQYGLTWPDVDFRLKQIHVRESKNGMERYIPMLDEVVWAFKTIKALQMTRKDRAVDKPNEAPDDSCFALGDPKKWWAATLKEAKVKKYRWHDNRHSFCSRLVQAGKSLKVVQELAGHRDIKMTARYAHLDHQSKRHALEDAFKAA